In Polaribacter sp. L3A8, a genomic segment contains:
- a CDS encoding helicase HerA-like domain-containing protein, producing the protein MSQKEEFFEYINNGYNTKGDFIALGAAMLGEETITDAIVKIPLKTLNRHGLIAGATGTGKTKTLQVLAENLSEKGIPVLLMDIKGDLSGLAQASPGHAKIDERHAKIGFPFTAQKFPIEVLTISEQDGTRMRATVSEFGPVLLSRILDLTETQSGIVAIIFKYCDDNKFALLDIKDFKKVLQYVTNEGKEEIQAEYGRISSSSTGAILRKIVEIEQQGGDLFFGEKSFEVEDLTRVDQDGKGIISVLRLTDIQDKPKLFSTFMLQLLAEVYETFPEQGDSGRPELVIFIDEAHLVFEEASKALLNQIESIVKLIRSKGIGLYFVTQNPKDVPEDILAQLGLKIQHALRAFTAKDRKAIKLAAENYPSSEYYDTKEVLTQLGIGEAFVSVLNEKGIPTPLARTMLRAPMSRMDILTDKELKNVINNSRLFYKYNENLDRESAYELLNQKIEKVNLAEAEAIQAEADEKEREKIAKEKEKERQREERASRSSSRRRSTAQNPLIKVLTSATFIRAAFGILKKVMK; encoded by the coding sequence ATGAGTCAGAAGGAAGAATTTTTTGAATACATCAACAATGGTTACAATACCAAAGGCGATTTTATTGCATTAGGTGCGGCAATGTTAGGGGAGGAAACCATAACAGATGCCATTGTAAAAATTCCACTTAAAACCTTAAATAGGCATGGTCTAATTGCAGGTGCAACCGGAACAGGGAAAACGAAAACACTACAAGTTTTAGCTGAGAATTTATCAGAAAAAGGAATTCCTGTTTTGTTAATGGATATTAAAGGAGACCTTTCTGGTTTGGCACAAGCAAGTCCTGGACATGCAAAAATAGACGAACGTCATGCAAAAATTGGTTTTCCGTTTACAGCACAGAAATTTCCAATAGAAGTGCTTACAATTTCTGAACAAGACGGAACGAGAATGCGTGCCACGGTATCAGAATTTGGACCGGTTTTATTATCAAGAATTTTAGATTTAACAGAAACACAAAGCGGAATTGTTGCCATCATTTTTAAATATTGTGATGATAATAAATTTGCACTTTTAGATATTAAGGATTTTAAAAAAGTATTACAATACGTAACCAATGAAGGTAAAGAAGAAATTCAAGCAGAATATGGGCGAATTTCATCTTCTTCTACAGGAGCAATATTGCGTAAAATTGTAGAAATAGAGCAGCAAGGTGGCGATTTATTCTTCGGAGAAAAATCTTTTGAAGTAGAAGATTTAACACGAGTAGACCAAGACGGAAAAGGAATTATTTCTGTTTTACGTTTAACAGATATACAAGACAAACCTAAGTTGTTTTCTACCTTTATGTTGCAATTATTAGCTGAGGTGTATGAAACTTTTCCGGAACAAGGAGATAGCGGAAGACCAGAGTTGGTCATCTTTATAGACGAAGCACATTTGGTGTTCGAAGAAGCTTCTAAAGCTTTGTTAAACCAAATAGAAAGTATTGTAAAATTAATTCGCTCTAAAGGAATCGGGCTTTATTTTGTAACTCAAAACCCTAAAGATGTGCCAGAAGATATTTTAGCACAATTAGGTTTAAAAATTCAGCATGCATTAAGAGCTTTTACTGCAAAAGACAGAAAAGCAATTAAGTTGGCGGCAGAGAATTATCCGAGTTCAGAATATTATGATACCAAAGAGGTGTTAACGCAATTAGGTATTGGAGAAGCATTTGTATCCGTTTTAAACGAAAAAGGTATTCCAACTCCGTTGGCAAGAACCATGTTGCGAGCACCAATGAGTAGAATGGATATTTTAACAGACAAAGAGTTAAAAAATGTAATTAACAATTCGCGTCTTTTTTATAAGTATAACGAAAACTTAGACAGAGAAAGTGCCTATGAGTTATTAAACCAAAAGATAGAAAAGGTAAATCTTGCAGAAGCAGAAGCTATACAAGCAGAGGCAGATGAAAAAGAAAGAGAAAAAATAGCGAAAGAAAAAGAAAAGGAAAGACAAAGAGAAGAAAGAGCCAGTAGAAGCTCTTCTAGAAGACGAAGCACTGCACAGAACCCATTGATAAAAGTATTAACAAGTGCTACTTTTATTAGAGCTGCATTCGGAATCTTAAAAAAAGTAATGAAATAA
- a CDS encoding glyceraldehyde-3-phosphate dehydrogenase, whose product MSTILNYEEEVIEQAQSRRATVEFITIVNDLWYDKAIELVLFRNPLVDKRASEVLNLINYAKEFVSKPISIYDALDIAKAIQQIDLPSSKLDIGKLAYECHLSPKKCEDKVAFVSNKLKGATESEDIQPKDVVLYGFGRIGRLLARELMSKMGKGSQLRLRAIVTRGEINKDVLEKRASLLRIDSVHGDFLGTVEIDVEHNALIINGTTVHLISANNPEEIDYTKYGIKDALIIDNTGAFRDDVALARHLKAKGASKVLLTAPGKGIPNIVHGVNHKQHNPDTVDIFSAASCTTNAITPILKVLEDNFGILKGHLETIHAYTNDQNLVDNMHSKNRRGRAAALNMVITETGAGAAVAKAIPALKGKLTSNAIRVPVPNGSLAILNLQLNTMVSTERVNAIIKKYALEGDLVEQIKYSLDNELVSSDIIGTTAPAIFDSKSTITDKETIVVYVWYDNEYGYSHQVMRLAKHIAKVRRFTYY is encoded by the coding sequence ATGTCAACAATTTTAAATTACGAAGAAGAAGTTATAGAGCAAGCTCAAAGTAGAAGAGCTACGGTAGAGTTTATAACTATTGTAAACGATTTATGGTACGATAAAGCGATAGAGTTAGTTCTTTTTAGAAATCCTTTGGTAGATAAAAGAGCAAGCGAAGTTTTAAACCTAATAAACTATGCAAAAGAGTTTGTAAGCAAACCCATTTCTATTTATGACGCGTTAGATATTGCAAAAGCAATTCAGCAAATAGACCTACCATCTTCTAAACTAGATATAGGTAAACTAGCGTACGAATGTCATTTAAGTCCTAAAAAGTGTGAAGACAAAGTTGCCTTTGTAAGTAACAAATTAAAAGGAGCTACAGAGTCAGAAGACATTCAACCCAAAGATGTAGTTTTATATGGTTTTGGTAGAATTGGTCGTTTATTGGCAAGAGAACTTATGTCTAAAATGGGTAAAGGTTCTCAATTACGCTTAAGAGCCATTGTTACTCGTGGCGAGATTAATAAAGATGTCTTAGAAAAAAGAGCCTCTTTGTTAAGGATAGATTCTGTACACGGAGATTTTTTAGGAACCGTAGAAATAGATGTAGAACACAATGCATTAATTATAAACGGAACAACGGTTCACTTAATTTCTGCTAATAATCCAGAAGAAATAGATTACACAAAATACGGAATTAAAGACGCGTTAATTATAGACAACACAGGTGCTTTTAGAGATGATGTTGCTTTGGCGAGACATTTAAAAGCAAAAGGAGCAAGCAAAGTTTTGTTAACCGCACCCGGAAAAGGAATTCCTAATATTGTACATGGAGTAAACCACAAACAACACAACCCAGATACGGTAGATATTTTTTCTGCAGCATCTTGTACCACCAATGCAATTACGCCAATTTTAAAGGTTTTAGAAGACAATTTCGGAATCTTAAAAGGGCATTTAGAAACCATTCATGCATACACAAACGACCAAAATTTGGTAGACAATATGCATAGTAAAAATAGAAGAGGTAGAGCAGCAGCCTTAAATATGGTAATTACAGAAACGGGTGCAGGTGCAGCAGTAGCAAAGGCAATACCTGCTTTAAAAGGTAAACTAACCTCTAACGCAATTAGAGTTCCGGTTCCAAACGGATCTTTGGCTATTTTAAACTTACAATTAAATACCATGGTTTCTACAGAACGTGTAAATGCCATTATAAAAAAGTATGCTTTAGAGGGCGATTTGGTAGAGCAAATTAAATATTCTTTAGATAACGAGTTGGTGTCATCAGACATAATTGGTACTACGGCACCAGCAATTTTCGATAGTAAATCTACTATTACAGACAAAGAAACCATTGTTGTTTATGTTTGGTACGACAATGAATATGGGTATTCTCATCAAGTAATGCGTTTGGCAAAACACATTGCTAAAGTAAGACGGTTTACCTATTATTAA
- a CDS encoding DHH family phosphoesterase produces MNIYQQIEAEIQAASNIVITAHKSADGDSIGSSLGLLYFIEKLGKKAVVCHPDKAPDFLDWLDTSSILLMEENPEEVTAEMQKADLIFCLDYNATNRVGPDMQALLEAATCKKIMIDHHLNPEEFPTITVSETTASSTSQLIVDLIEQSGHLELLDEKIGTPLYLGILTDTGSFRFNSVKPRTHEVLGKILAAGVAHHLIHEKLSDNNTETRLRLQGYAMSEKLEILYDYNVAIISLSKEELAKYQYKKGDTDSLANLVLSIKGMKAAIVFTERDGIMKISFRSKGAENPVNVLAKEHFNGGGHANASGGMSDLTVDETLEKLKGLIPEYFTK; encoded by the coding sequence ATGAATATTTACCAACAAATAGAAGCAGAGATTCAAGCTGCTTCAAATATCGTTATTACAGCACACAAATCTGCAGATGGAGATTCCATTGGTTCTTCTTTAGGTTTGCTTTATTTTATAGAAAAATTAGGGAAGAAAGCAGTTGTTTGTCATCCAGATAAAGCACCCGATTTTTTAGATTGGTTAGATACTTCGTCTATTTTGTTAATGGAAGAAAATCCAGAAGAAGTAACAGCAGAAATGCAAAAAGCAGATTTAATTTTCTGTTTAGATTACAACGCTACAAATAGAGTAGGGCCAGATATGCAAGCTTTGTTAGAAGCGGCAACTTGTAAGAAAATTATGATAGATCATCATTTGAATCCAGAAGAATTTCCTACAATCACGGTTTCAGAAACTACAGCATCATCAACATCACAATTAATTGTAGATTTAATAGAACAATCGGGTCATTTAGAGTTGTTAGACGAAAAAATAGGAACCCCTTTATATTTAGGTATTTTAACAGATACAGGTAGTTTTAGATTCAATTCTGTAAAGCCAAGAACACACGAGGTTTTGGGGAAGATTTTAGCAGCAGGAGTAGCGCATCATTTAATTCATGAAAAATTAAGTGATAATAATACAGAAACTCGTTTGCGTTTGCAAGGATATGCAATGAGTGAGAAATTAGAGATTTTATACGATTATAATGTGGCCATTATTTCTTTATCTAAAGAAGAATTGGCAAAATATCAATATAAAAAAGGAGATACAGATAGTTTAGCAAACTTGGTTTTATCAATAAAAGGAATGAAAGCTGCTATTGTATTTACAGAAAGAGATGGAATAATGAAAATTTCTTTTAGATCTAAAGGAGCAGAAAATCCAGTAAATGTTTTAGCAAAAGAACATTTTAATGGAGGCGGACATGCAAATGCTTCTGGAGGTATGAGTGATTTAACTGTTGATGAAACTTTAGAAAAATTAAAAGGATTGATTCCTGAATATTTTACAAAATAA
- a CDS encoding DUF4294 domain-containing protein, protein MKKLLYIYILLISVASFSQIQETDSLPINVDDYVFVKPGDTLVVSLNEFSLLPKPKFNSKKDVRYYLWFRKKVFKAYPYAQLASQRLDSLNQRLEKIKSKRAQRKYTRLVQKYIEGEFTDQIKKMTTTEGRILIKLIHRQTGKTAFQNIKVLRSGWKAFWYNTTANVFSLSLKTEYHPETENEDFLIEDVLQRAFQDGKLQPQKTKLNFDFPQIIIERKAEINVEEYKLFFAKMRKKGKVRQSKN, encoded by the coding sequence TTGAAAAAACTCCTATACATATATATACTACTAATTTCGGTAGCATCTTTTTCTCAAATACAAGAAACAGATTCGCTCCCTATCAACGTAGACGATTATGTTTTTGTAAAACCAGGAGACACCTTAGTAGTAAGCCTTAACGAGTTCTCGTTGTTGCCAAAACCTAAATTTAACTCAAAAAAAGACGTTCGGTATTATTTATGGTTCCGTAAAAAAGTATTTAAAGCATACCCTTATGCACAATTGGCCTCACAAAGGTTAGATTCTTTAAACCAAAGGCTAGAAAAAATCAAGTCAAAAAGGGCGCAAAGAAAATACACACGTTTAGTTCAAAAATATATAGAAGGCGAGTTCACAGATCAAATTAAAAAGATGACCACCACAGAAGGTAGAATTCTTATAAAGTTAATTCATCGTCAAACCGGTAAAACGGCATTTCAAAACATCAAGGTCTTAAGAAGCGGATGGAAAGCTTTCTGGTACAACACAACGGCAAATGTTTTTAGTTTATCTCTTAAAACCGAATACCATCCAGAAACAGAGAACGAAGATTTTTTAATAGAAGATGTTTTGCAACGCGCTTTTCAAGACGGAAAACTCCAACCTCAAAAAACTAAGTTAAATTTCGATTTTCCTCAAATTATAATAGAAAGAAAGGCAGAAATCAATGTAGAAGAATACAAATTGTTTTTTGCAAAAATGCGTAAAAAAGGAAAAGTTAGACAATCTAAGAACTAA
- the ligA gene encoding NAD-dependent DNA ligase LigA, which translates to MTNQQKIQVLSDELNTHNYNYYVLDNATISDYDFDIKLKELEKLERENPEFFDANSPTQRVGGTITKNFNTVTHKNRMYSLSNSYSKEDLLDWEERIQKVLGTTDVEYTCELKFDGASINLTYENGQFVKAVTRGDGFQGDEVTPNIKTIRSIPLIPNGDFLSDFQMRGEIILPIDGFNKMNEERVENGEEEYRNPRNTASGSLKLQASTEVAKRPLDCLLYQVVTEERKYKTHFESLENARKVGFKVPETITLVKSIDEVFDFITNWDAKRHDLPYETDGVVIKVNNLHQQDELGYTAKAPRWAIAYKFKAEQVSTILNSISYQVGRTGAITPVANLEPVQLAGTTVKRASLHNADQIAKLDIRVGDTVFVEKGGEIIPKIIAVDLTKRPADSVPTIYATHCPECNTELLRTEGDAKHYCPNEFGCAPQITGRVQHFISRKAMDIDGLGGETVDLLRKEGLIQNYADLYDLTVAQVIPLERMAEKSAQNMIDGIIKSKEIPFEKVLFALGIRFVGETVAKKLAKHFKSIDNLMSADLETLISVDEIGERIAQSIIEFSKNEGNINLINRLKASGVQLEVSAESLENQTELLQGQIFVVSGVFHQMSRNELKKAIEDNGGKVSSSISKKTNFIVAGDNMGPSKLAKAESLGIEIISEQDFIDKIS; encoded by the coding sequence ATGACAAATCAACAAAAAATACAAGTACTTAGTGATGAATTAAATACTCATAATTATAATTATTATGTGTTAGATAATGCAACTATTTCAGATTACGATTTCGATATCAAACTAAAAGAATTAGAAAAGTTAGAACGTGAAAATCCTGAGTTTTTCGATGCAAATTCGCCAACGCAAAGAGTAGGAGGTACTATTACTAAAAATTTTAATACGGTTACCCATAAAAACAGAATGTATTCTTTAAGTAATTCGTATTCTAAAGAAGATTTATTAGATTGGGAAGAAAGAATTCAAAAAGTTCTAGGTACAACAGATGTAGAATATACGTGCGAGTTAAAATTCGATGGAGCTTCCATCAACTTAACGTACGAAAACGGACAATTTGTAAAAGCTGTAACGCGTGGCGATGGTTTTCAAGGAGATGAGGTAACACCTAATATTAAAACAATTCGTTCAATTCCTTTAATTCCAAATGGAGATTTTTTAAGTGATTTTCAAATGCGAGGAGAAATCATTTTACCAATAGATGGTTTTAATAAAATGAATGAAGAGCGTGTAGAAAATGGGGAAGAAGAATATAGAAATCCTAGAAATACTGCAAGCGGAAGTTTAAAATTACAAGCCAGTACAGAAGTTGCAAAAAGGCCATTAGATTGTTTATTATATCAAGTTGTAACAGAAGAACGCAAATATAAAACGCATTTTGAGAGTTTAGAAAATGCAAGAAAAGTTGGTTTTAAAGTACCAGAAACCATCACGTTGGTAAAATCGATAGATGAAGTTTTCGATTTCATCACTAATTGGGACGCTAAACGTCACGATTTACCGTATGAAACAGATGGAGTTGTAATAAAAGTAAATAATTTACATCAACAAGACGAGTTAGGCTACACCGCAAAAGCACCAAGATGGGCAATTGCATATAAATTTAAAGCAGAACAGGTTTCTACAATTTTAAATTCTATAAGTTATCAAGTTGGTAGAACAGGCGCAATAACTCCGGTTGCAAATTTAGAACCTGTGCAATTAGCAGGTACAACGGTAAAAAGAGCTTCGTTACACAATGCAGATCAAATAGCAAAATTAGATATTAGAGTAGGAGACACGGTTTTTGTAGAAAAAGGAGGAGAAATTATTCCTAAAATTATTGCAGTAGACTTAACAAAACGTCCAGCAGATTCAGTGCCAACCATATATGCAACTCATTGTCCGGAGTGTAATACCGAGTTGCTAAGAACAGAAGGAGATGCAAAGCATTATTGTCCTAATGAGTTTGGTTGTGCACCACAAATTACAGGACGAGTTCAGCATTTTATTTCTAGAAAAGCCATGGATATTGATGGTTTAGGAGGTGAAACGGTAGATTTATTGCGTAAAGAAGGCTTAATTCAAAACTATGCAGATTTATACGATTTAACAGTAGCACAAGTAATTCCGTTAGAAAGAATGGCAGAAAAATCTGCTCAGAATATGATAGACGGAATTATAAAATCAAAAGAAATTCCGTTCGAAAAAGTATTATTTGCACTTGGTATACGTTTTGTAGGAGAAACAGTAGCTAAAAAGTTAGCAAAACATTTTAAATCCATAGATAATTTAATGTCTGCAGATTTAGAAACATTAATTTCGGTAGATGAAATAGGAGAGAGAATTGCACAAAGCATTATCGAGTTTTCTAAAAACGAAGGCAATATTAATTTAATAAACAGGTTAAAAGCATCAGGAGTACAACTAGAAGTTTCTGCAGAAAGTTTAGAAAATCAAACAGAACTATTACAAGGGCAAATATTTGTAGTTTCAGGCGTTTTTCATCAAATGAGCAGAAACGAACTTAAAAAAGCAATTGAAGATAATGGCGGAAAAGTAAGTTCATCAATCTCTAAAAAAACAAATTTTATTGTTGCCGGCGATAATATGGGGCCATCAAAACTAGCAAAAGCAGAAAGTTTAGGAATAGAAATTATCTCAGAACAAGATTTTATAGACAAAATAAGTTAA